A stretch of the Prochlorococcus marinus str. MIT 0918 genome encodes the following:
- a CDS encoding DUF2062 domain-containing protein: protein MIDVFFRLIKKVRNVVRWFWEEHGTPAYRARGVGVGVFSGCFPLFGFQSLIGIFLASLFRGNHFLAITGTWISNPFTYIPLYWFNYKVGKFFLGEVNNLSSLGELTQYRLWTQGWIISSRILLGSTIVGLLFGLLFGCISYQFFKAKSRLYK, encoded by the coding sequence ATGATTGATGTCTTCTTTAGATTAATTAAAAAGGTTAGGAATGTTGTTCGTTGGTTTTGGGAAGAGCATGGTACTCCAGCCTATCGAGCTCGTGGGGTAGGGGTGGGCGTTTTTAGCGGATGCTTCCCACTGTTTGGATTCCAGTCTTTGATTGGGATTTTTTTGGCAAGTCTCTTTAGAGGAAATCATTTCCTTGCGATAACAGGAACTTGGATTAGTAATCCTTTTACATATATTCCTCTTTATTGGTTCAACTATAAAGTTGGAAAGTTTTTTTTAGGTGAAGTTAATAATTTAAGTAGTTTGGGAGAACTGACTCAATATAGATTGTGGACCCAAGGTTGGATTATTAGTAGTAGAATCTTATTAGGATCAACAATTGTCGGATTATTATTTGGATTATTATTTGGCTGTATTTCATATCAATTTTTTA